A stretch of Bordetella genomosp. 13 DNA encodes these proteins:
- a CDS encoding NAD(P)/FAD-dependent oxidoreductase: MIYDAIIVGGSYAGLAAGLPLARARRNILVIDAGQRRNRYAEHSHGFLTQDGTPAADIAARGRAQLMAYRTVDWLDAKVANVVAADDGFRVDVEGMAPREARRIVLATGVSDQLPEVPGLAERWGRHVFHCPYCHGYELNEGRIGVLASSALAMHVALMLPDWGTTTLFLNGAFEPDAEQLQALAARGVRVERSRVQRIEGRLDLVLQGGHVVKLDGLFATPRISPASPIAATLGCDMDEGPMGRTVRTDAMKATSVAGVYACGDVARPGGSVSLAVGDGAIAGAAAHQSLIFARH, translated from the coding sequence TTGATATATGACGCAATCATCGTGGGCGGCAGCTATGCCGGCCTGGCAGCCGGGCTGCCTCTGGCGCGGGCGCGCCGCAACATCCTCGTCATCGATGCCGGGCAGCGGCGCAACCGCTACGCCGAGCACTCTCATGGCTTTCTCACGCAGGACGGCACGCCGGCCGCCGACATCGCGGCCCGTGGCCGCGCGCAATTGATGGCGTACCGCACGGTGGACTGGCTCGATGCCAAGGTGGCCAACGTCGTCGCTGCCGACGATGGTTTTCGCGTGGACGTCGAAGGCATGGCGCCGCGCGAGGCCAGGCGCATCGTGCTGGCCACCGGCGTGAGCGACCAATTGCCCGAGGTGCCCGGCTTGGCGGAGCGCTGGGGGCGGCACGTGTTCCACTGCCCGTACTGCCACGGATACGAACTGAATGAAGGCCGGATCGGCGTGTTGGCCAGCTCCGCGCTGGCGATGCACGTGGCGCTGATGCTGCCCGACTGGGGCACCACCACCTTGTTCCTGAATGGCGCGTTCGAGCCCGATGCGGAGCAGTTGCAGGCGCTGGCGGCGCGCGGCGTACGGGTCGAACGCAGCCGGGTGCAGCGCATCGAGGGCCGGCTCGACCTGGTGCTGCAGGGCGGGCACGTGGTGAAGCTGGACGGCCTGTTCGCCACGCCCAGGATTTCGCCGGCCAGCCCCATCGCCGCGACGCTGGGCTGCGACATGGACGAGGGGCCCATGGGCCGTACCGTCAGGACGGATGCGATGAAGGCGACGTCGGTGGCGGGCGTCTATGCCTGCGGCGACGTCGCGCGGCCGGGCGGTTCCGTGTCATTGGCGGTGGGCGATGGGGCGATCGCCGGCGCGGCCGCGCATCAGTCCTTGATTTTCGCCAGGCACTGA
- a CDS encoding Rrf2 family transcriptional regulator yields MRKDSRLSRMLHVLLHMARRDQPFTSEQIAQMLDTNPVVVRRTMAGLRQAGYVRSEKGHGGGWTIACDLKRITLLDIHRAVGGPRIFAIGNETENPECAVERVVNAALDDALRQAEALLLQRLGTIALADLAADFDAICRGSGRDATVQPHEHG; encoded by the coding sequence ATGAGAAAAGACAGCCGGCTGTCCCGCATGCTGCACGTGCTGCTGCACATGGCGCGGCGAGACCAGCCGTTCACCTCCGAGCAAATCGCGCAGATGCTCGACACCAATCCGGTGGTGGTCCGCCGCACGATGGCGGGGCTGCGCCAGGCGGGGTACGTACGGTCCGAGAAGGGACACGGCGGCGGGTGGACCATCGCCTGCGACCTGAAGCGGATCACGCTGCTGGACATTCATCGTGCCGTGGGCGGACCGCGCATCTTCGCAATCGGCAACGAGACTGAGAATCCGGAATGCGCGGTGGAACGCGTGGTCAACGCGGCGCTGGACGACGCGCTGCGCCAGGCCGAGGCCCTGTTGCTGCAAAGGCTGGGCACGATCGCGCTGGCCGACCTGGCGGCGGACTTCGATGCGATCTGCCGCGGCAGCGGCCGGGACGCCACGGTCCAACCTCACGAGCATGGTTGA
- a CDS encoding SecDF P1 head subdomain-containing protein, whose product MQLTLRKLAPVLAVAMLALAGCQTAPTASDKQGSATPAPSTPSTPSASAPRTASPVEFYIAYSQPGPNRTAVSMPDGTLYLQQQPVLTREYLTEAAAVVDRQGQHFVGLRFNEAGTRILSDVSSQNLGNMLALVVNRELVAAPSIAEPLNRGALAFGVPTAQAAIELAAQIRGDNAAAGGAAPASRTVSPRPGAAPAPAATPAPAR is encoded by the coding sequence ATGCAACTGACTCTCCGCAAACTGGCTCCTGTGCTTGCCGTGGCCATGTTGGCCCTGGCCGGGTGCCAGACTGCGCCGACCGCATCCGACAAGCAGGGAAGCGCCACGCCGGCGCCGTCGACCCCTTCGACCCCGTCCGCGTCCGCTCCGCGCACCGCTTCGCCGGTCGAGTTCTACATCGCCTACTCGCAGCCCGGCCCCAACCGCACGGCCGTGTCCATGCCGGATGGCACGCTGTATCTGCAGCAGCAACCGGTGCTCACGCGTGAATACCTGACCGAGGCCGCGGCCGTGGTGGACCGGCAGGGTCAGCATTTCGTCGGCCTGCGCTTCAACGAAGCCGGCACGCGCATCCTGTCGGACGTCAGCAGCCAGAACCTGGGCAACATGCTGGCGCTGGTCGTGAATCGCGAACTGGTGGCTGCTCCCAGCATCGCCGAGCCGCTGAACCGCGGCGCATTGGCGTTCGGCGTGCCGACGGCCCAGGCCGCCATCGAACTGGCCGCGCAGATCCGCGGCGACAACGCCGCCGCGGGCGGTGCTGCGCCTGCCTCACGCACCGTCAGTCCGCGTCCCGGCGCCGCGCCCGCCCCCGCGGCGACGCCCGCGCCGGCACGCTAA
- the thiC gene encoding phosphomethylpyrimidine synthase ThiC yields the protein MNANPRFLAATAEVDAAAVAPLPNSRKIYQTGSRPDIRVPFRQIEQADTPTMFGGEKNPPLTVYDTSGPYTDPQARIDIRRGLPELRRGWIEERGDTDVLTGPTSEYGRQRLQDPELTAMRFDLRRPPRRARAGANVTQMHYARRGIVTPEMEFVSIRENLRREQYIESLRASGPDGEKLARRLLRQHPGQSFGAAMPSSITPEFVRDEVARGRAIIPANINHPEIEPMAIGRNFLVKINANIGNSAVSSGIGEEVEKMTWAIRWGGDTVMDLSTGKHIHETREWIIRNSPVPIGTVPIYQALEKVNGKAEELTWEIFRDTLVEQAEQGVDYFTIHAGVRLPFIPMTADRMTGIVSRGGSIMAKWCLAHHKESFLYERFEEICEIMKAYDVSFSLGDGLRPGSAYDANDEAQFAELKTLGELTQVAWKHDVQVMIEGPGHVPMQMIKENMDLQLEHCHEAPFYTLGPLTTDIAPGYDHITSGIGAALIGWYGTAMLCYVTPKEHLGLPNKKDVKDGIITYKIAAHAADLAKGHPGASIRDNALSKARFEFRWEDQFNLGLDPDTAKEFHDETLPKDSMKVAHFCSMCGPHFCSMKITQDVRDYAASQGVSDKDALSRGMQEKAVEFVKKGAEIYHQA from the coding sequence ATGAACGCCAATCCCAGGTTCCTCGCCGCCACCGCCGAGGTGGACGCCGCGGCCGTCGCCCCGCTTCCCAACTCGCGCAAGATCTACCAGACCGGCTCGCGGCCCGACATCCGCGTACCGTTCCGCCAGATCGAGCAGGCCGACACGCCCACCATGTTCGGCGGCGAGAAGAACCCGCCCCTCACCGTGTATGACACCAGCGGGCCCTATACCGATCCCCAAGCTCGCATCGACATCCGCCGCGGGCTGCCGGAACTGCGCCGCGGCTGGATCGAAGAGCGCGGCGACACCGACGTGCTGACCGGCCCCACCAGCGAATACGGCCGCCAGCGCCTGCAGGACCCCGAGTTGACCGCCATGCGCTTCGACCTGCGCCGCCCGCCGCGCCGCGCGCGCGCTGGCGCCAACGTCACGCAGATGCACTATGCGCGCCGCGGCATCGTCACGCCCGAGATGGAATTCGTCTCCATCCGCGAGAACCTGCGCCGCGAGCAGTACATCGAATCGCTGCGCGCGAGCGGCCCCGACGGCGAGAAGCTGGCGCGTCGGCTGCTGCGCCAGCATCCAGGCCAGTCCTTCGGCGCGGCCATGCCCTCGTCGATCACGCCCGAGTTCGTGCGCGACGAAGTGGCCCGCGGCCGCGCCATCATCCCGGCCAACATCAACCATCCCGAGATCGAGCCGATGGCCATCGGCCGCAACTTCCTGGTGAAGATCAATGCCAACATCGGCAACTCTGCCGTCAGCTCGGGAATCGGCGAGGAAGTCGAGAAGATGACGTGGGCCATCCGCTGGGGTGGCGACACGGTGATGGACCTGTCCACCGGCAAGCACATCCACGAGACGCGGGAGTGGATCATCCGCAATTCGCCCGTGCCGATCGGCACGGTGCCCATTTACCAGGCGCTGGAGAAGGTGAACGGCAAGGCGGAGGAACTGACGTGGGAGATCTTCCGCGACACGCTGGTCGAGCAGGCCGAACAGGGCGTGGACTACTTCACCATCCACGCGGGCGTGCGCCTGCCCTTCATTCCGATGACGGCCGACCGCATGACCGGCATCGTCTCGCGCGGCGGCTCCATCATGGCCAAGTGGTGCCTGGCGCATCACAAGGAAAGCTTCCTGTACGAGCGCTTCGAAGAGATCTGCGAGATCATGAAGGCCTATGACGTCAGCTTCTCGCTGGGAGACGGCCTGCGGCCAGGCTCGGCGTACGACGCGAACGACGAGGCCCAGTTCGCCGAACTGAAAACGCTGGGCGAACTGACCCAGGTGGCGTGGAAGCACGACGTACAGGTGATGATCGAAGGTCCGGGCCACGTGCCCATGCAGATGATCAAAGAGAACATGGACCTGCAACTCGAGCACTGTCACGAGGCGCCGTTCTACACGCTGGGCCCGTTGACTACCGACATCGCGCCGGGCTACGACCACATCACCTCGGGCATCGGCGCCGCGCTGATCGGCTGGTACGGCACGGCCATGCTGTGCTACGTCACGCCCAAAGAGCATCTTGGGCTGCCGAACAAGAAGGACGTGAAGGACGGCATCATCACCTACAAGATCGCCGCGCACGCGGCCGACCTGGCCAAGGGCCATCCGGGGGCGTCCATCCGCGACAACGCCCTGTCCAAGGCTCGCTTCGAGTTCCGCTGGGAAGACCAGTTCAACCTGGGCCTGGATCCGGACACCGCGAAGGAGTTCCACGACGAGACCCTGCCGAAGGACTCGATGAAGGTCGCGCACTTCTGCTCGATGTGCGGACCGCACTTCTGCAGCATGAAGATCACCCAGGACGTGCGCGACTATGCGGCCTCGCAAGGCGTCAGCGACAAGGACGCGCTGAGCAGGGGCATGCAGGAGAAGGCGGTGGAGTTCGTGAAGAAGGGAGCGGAGATCTACCACCAGGCTTGA